Proteins encoded by one window of Modestobacter marinus:
- a CDS encoding LacI family DNA-binding transcriptional regulator, translated as MTDTTPRAAVPTLDEVAVLAGVSRATVSRVVNDSPRVSPEAREAVRSAIAELRYVPNRMARSLVTRRTDTIALVLNEPNTQVFSDPFFASIVRGVSATLADTDLNLVLLTAQDEREQQKIGRYARQGHVDGVILMSVHSDDPLPDILADAGVPLVMCGRPFDDRAVAYVDADNRGGAEVATSHLIATGHRRIATITGPLDMIAGVDRLSGHRAALAAAGLRTFPELEAEGDFTEAGGARAMESLLGRDPELDAVFVASDPMAVGALGALRRAGRRVPEDVAVVGFDDAAVATRCDPPLTTVAQPLADMTPLLTELLLRQIDGVGGPVESRVCRTSLVRRASA; from the coding sequence ATGACCGACACGACCCCGCGTGCCGCGGTGCCGACGCTGGACGAGGTCGCCGTGCTGGCCGGCGTGTCCCGCGCCACGGTGTCCCGGGTGGTCAACGACTCACCGCGGGTGAGCCCGGAGGCCCGGGAGGCCGTCCGGTCGGCGATCGCCGAGCTGCGCTACGTGCCCAACCGGATGGCCCGGAGCCTGGTCACCCGGCGCACCGACACCATCGCCCTGGTGCTCAACGAGCCCAACACCCAGGTGTTCTCCGACCCGTTCTTCGCCAGCATCGTGCGGGGGGTGTCCGCGACCCTGGCCGACACCGACCTGAACCTGGTGCTGCTGACCGCCCAGGACGAACGCGAGCAGCAGAAGATCGGCCGGTACGCCCGCCAGGGCCACGTCGACGGCGTCATCCTGATGTCGGTGCACAGCGACGACCCGCTGCCGGACATCCTCGCCGACGCCGGGGTGCCCCTGGTGATGTGCGGGCGGCCCTTCGACGACCGGGCGGTCGCCTACGTCGACGCCGACAACCGCGGCGGCGCCGAGGTCGCCACGTCGCACCTGATCGCCACCGGGCACCGCCGGATCGCCACCATCACCGGGCCGCTGGACATGATCGCCGGGGTCGACCGGCTGTCCGGTCACCGGGCGGCGCTGGCCGCGGCCGGGCTGCGGACGTTCCCGGAACTGGAGGCGGAGGGCGACTTCACCGAGGCCGGCGGCGCCCGGGCGATGGAGTCGCTGCTGGGTCGCGACCCCGAGCTCGACGCCGTCTTCGTGGCCTCGGACCCCATGGCGGTGGGGGCGCTGGGTGCCCTGCGCCGCGCCGGCCGGCGGGTGCCCGAGGACGTCGCCGTGGTCGGCTTCGACGACGCCGCCGTCGCCACCCGGTGCGACCCGCCGCTGACCACGGTCGCCCAGCCGCTGGCCGACATGACCCCGCTGCTCACCGAGCTGCTGCTGCGCCAGATCGACGGCGTCGGGGGGCCGGTGGAGTCCCGGGTGTGCCGCACGTCGCTGGTCCGGCGCGCCTCGGCCTGA
- a CDS encoding ABC-F family ATP-binding cassette domain-containing protein, whose amino-acid sequence MSAPLNLVNLERVSKAHGTTVILDDVSLGVAAGERIGVVGRNGGGKSTLLGVLTGTQEPDSGRVTRRGDLAMGVLDQTGTLPPGTTVRDVVLPASRFAAEHEWAGDAAVRSVLTGLELDRIGLDSPVAPMSGGERRRVALAAQLIRPLDLLVLDEPTNHLDVEGVAWLAEYVKARTGGLIVVTHDRWFLDEVSTTTWEVADGSVHAYEGGYSAYTLARAERARIANVTEERRLNLVRKELAWLRRGPPARTSKPKFRIEAAQALIADEPPARDTMALAGFAARRLGKTVYDVEDVTYTVRGHGPVDDADDPAGPADPDGPRERTLFRDLTWHVGPGDRIGVVGVNGAGKTSLLKLLVGEVEPDAGKVVVGQTVAQAYLSQHVTELDPRQRVLEAVQDVARIAKIGNQEISASTLAERFGFAANRQWTPVGDLSGGERRRLQLLRLLMAEPNVLLLDEPTNDLDIDTLTALEDLLDNFPGTVLVVSHDRYFVDRVCDSVVALMGDGSLAALPGGVEEYLRRRAAGEAALPGSGAAAPVGSSAASAHSAADSRAARKEASRLERRMLKLDADEKKLHEQLAAAATDYGKAAELDAQLRAVQAEKEQVETDWLAAAEIAEG is encoded by the coding sequence ATGAGCGCACCCCTGAACCTGGTCAACCTGGAACGGGTGTCGAAGGCCCACGGGACGACGGTGATCCTGGACGACGTCTCCCTCGGGGTCGCCGCCGGTGAGCGGATCGGTGTGGTCGGCCGCAACGGTGGTGGCAAGTCCACCCTGCTCGGCGTCCTCACCGGCACCCAGGAGCCCGACTCCGGCCGGGTCACCCGCCGCGGTGACCTGGCCATGGGCGTGCTCGACCAGACCGGCACCCTCCCTCCGGGGACGACGGTGCGCGACGTCGTGCTGCCCGCCTCCCGGTTCGCCGCCGAGCACGAGTGGGCCGGGGACGCCGCCGTCCGCTCGGTGCTGACCGGCCTGGAGCTGGACCGGATCGGGCTGGACTCCCCGGTCGCCCCCATGTCGGGTGGTGAGCGTCGCCGGGTCGCGCTGGCCGCCCAGCTGATCCGCCCGCTGGACCTGCTGGTGCTCGACGAGCCGACCAACCACCTCGACGTCGAGGGCGTGGCCTGGCTGGCCGAGTACGTGAAGGCCCGCACCGGCGGGCTGATCGTCGTGACCCACGACCGCTGGTTCCTCGACGAGGTCTCCACCACCACGTGGGAGGTCGCCGACGGCAGCGTGCACGCCTACGAGGGCGGCTACTCCGCCTACACGCTGGCCCGCGCCGAGCGCGCCCGGATCGCCAACGTGACCGAGGAGCGCCGGCTCAACCTGGTGCGCAAGGAACTGGCCTGGCTGCGCCGGGGCCCCCCGGCCCGCACCAGCAAGCCGAAGTTCCGGATCGAGGCGGCCCAGGCGCTGATCGCCGACGAGCCGCCCGCCCGGGACACGATGGCGCTGGCCGGCTTCGCCGCCCGGCGGCTGGGCAAGACGGTCTACGACGTCGAGGACGTCACCTACACGGTGCGCGGCCACGGCCCGGTGGACGACGCCGACGACCCGGCCGGTCCCGCCGACCCGGACGGTCCGCGCGAGCGGACGCTGTTCCGCGACCTGACCTGGCACGTCGGCCCGGGCGACCGGATCGGCGTCGTCGGGGTGAACGGCGCGGGCAAGACCTCGCTGCTCAAGCTGCTGGTCGGCGAGGTGGAGCCGGACGCCGGGAAGGTCGTCGTCGGTCAGACGGTCGCCCAGGCCTACCTGTCCCAGCACGTCACCGAGCTCGACCCGCGCCAGCGGGTGCTCGAGGCGGTGCAGGACGTCGCCCGGATCGCGAAGATCGGCAACCAGGAGATCTCCGCCTCCACGCTGGCCGAGCGGTTCGGCTTCGCCGCGAACCGGCAGTGGACGCCGGTGGGCGACCTCTCCGGCGGCGAGCGCCGGCGGCTGCAGCTGCTCCGCCTGCTGATGGCCGAGCCGAACGTGCTGCTGCTCGACGAGCCGACCAACGACCTGGACATCGACACCCTCACCGCGCTCGAGGACCTGCTCGACAACTTCCCCGGCACGGTGCTGGTGGTCAGCCACGACCGGTACTTCGTCGACCGGGTGTGCGACTCGGTGGTCGCGCTCATGGGCGACGGCTCGCTGGCCGCGCTGCCCGGCGGGGTGGAGGAGTACCTGCGGCGCCGCGCCGCCGGGGAGGCCGCGCTGCCCGGGTCGGGTGCTGCGGCCCCGGTCGGCAGCTCCGCGGCGTCGGCGCACAGTGCGGCGGACTCCCGGGCGGCCCGCAAGGAGGCCTCGCGGCTGGAGCGCCGGATGCTCAAGCTGGACGCCGACGAGAAGAAGCTGCACGAGCAGCTCGCCGCGGCCGCCACGGACTACGGGAAGGCCGCCGAGCTGGACGCGCAGCTGCGGGCGGTGCAGGCGGAGAAGGAGCAGGTCGAGACCGACTGGCTGGCCGCCGCGGAGATCGCCGAGGGCTGA
- a CDS encoding carbohydrate ABC transporter permease: MATLAPPVTETGRRTTPAASPARRRGRRGGSRAGRPGPVAYTLLTLVALVSIFPLYWTLVAGSHTNAEIAATPPPFLPNASLFENFQLALEQAPIGKAILNSVLVSGAITVGTVLFCTLAGFAFAKLAFRGKGLLLALVIGTMMVPTQLSVIPLFMMIAELQWVNQLQAVILPTLVSAFGVFFMRQYLISALPNELLEAGRVDGASTFRIFWSIVVPVARPAMAVLAMLTFLTAWNEFFWPLIALTTANPTVQVALAGLGSGYVPQRSVIMAGTLLGTLPVLIVFTILGKQIVGGIMQGAVKG; encoded by the coding sequence ATGGCCACTCTCGCTCCCCCCGTCACCGAGACCGGCCGGCGCACCACGCCGGCCGCGTCCCCGGCCCGCCGGCGCGGCCGCCGCGGCGGCAGCAGGGCCGGCAGGCCCGGCCCGGTCGCCTACACGCTGCTGACCCTCGTGGCACTGGTGTCGATCTTCCCGCTCTACTGGACCCTGGTCGCGGGGTCGCACACCAACGCCGAGATCGCCGCCACCCCGCCGCCGTTCCTGCCGAACGCCAGCCTGTTCGAGAACTTCCAGCTGGCCCTCGAGCAGGCGCCGATCGGCAAGGCGATCCTCAACTCGGTGCTGGTCTCCGGGGCCATCACCGTGGGCACCGTGCTGTTCTGCACGCTGGCCGGGTTCGCCTTCGCCAAGCTCGCGTTCCGCGGCAAGGGCCTGCTCCTGGCCCTGGTGATCGGCACGATGATGGTGCCGACCCAGCTCTCGGTCATCCCGCTGTTCATGATGATCGCCGAGCTCCAGTGGGTGAACCAGCTCCAGGCGGTCATCCTGCCCACGCTGGTCAGCGCCTTCGGCGTCTTCTTCATGCGGCAGTACCTGATCTCCGCGCTGCCCAACGAGCTGCTGGAGGCCGGCCGGGTCGACGGCGCCTCGACCTTCCGGATCTTCTGGTCGATCGTCGTCCCGGTCGCCCGGCCGGCCATGGCCGTGCTGGCCATGCTGACGTTCCTCACCGCCTGGAACGAGTTCTTCTGGCCGCTCATCGCCCTGACCACCGCCAACCCGACCGTGCAGGTGGCGCTGGCCGGGCTGGGCTCGGGCTACGTGCCCCAGCGCTCGGTGATCATGGCCGGCACGCTGCTGGGCACCCTGCCCGTCCTGATCGTCTTCACGATCCTGGGCAAGCAGATCGTCGGCGGCATCATGCAGGGCGCGGTGAAGGGATGA
- a CDS encoding ABC transporter substrate-binding protein: MFHSSKSRAAWGAALAAVLLTAGCGGSDDASADAAAEYDPDAPVTLTVGTFGTMDFDNAGLYEEYMELHPNVTIEQNNVAQSAAYYKSLQTRLAANSGLDDIQALEIGFIADVVRNHADAFVDFAAEENGDELEGNFYDWKWGQATTADGKTIGLGTDTGPQAMCYRKDLFEQAGLPTDRAQVAELWPTWDAYLDTARQYQSSSDAAFVDSPASIFSSSVYQGDVAYNDEEGNPIPEESDGVERAWEYASTAADEGLTANLSQFGDEWNAAFSNGAFATIACPAWMLGYINSQMGDGGAGLWDIAPLPGSDESASNWGGSFLGVPADGENVEAAKDLAEWLTAPEQQVKMFTEAAHFPSSPQAAEDPGVMGATNEYFSGAPTGEIFGESAANIQRTPIGPYDTQIQEAFTTALTDIASGGATPDEGWENALKAARQATGG, translated from the coding sequence ATGTTCCATTCCTCGAAGAGCAGGGCGGCGTGGGGCGCGGCCCTGGCCGCGGTGCTGCTGACCGCCGGCTGCGGCGGTTCGGACGACGCGAGCGCCGACGCCGCCGCCGAGTACGACCCGGACGCGCCGGTCACCCTGACCGTCGGCACGTTCGGCACCATGGACTTCGACAACGCGGGGCTCTACGAGGAGTACATGGAGCTCCACCCGAACGTCACGATCGAGCAGAACAACGTCGCCCAGTCCGCCGCGTACTACAAGTCGCTGCAGACCCGGCTGGCCGCGAACTCCGGCCTCGACGACATCCAGGCCCTGGAGATCGGCTTCATCGCCGACGTCGTGCGCAACCACGCCGACGCGTTCGTCGACTTCGCCGCGGAGGAGAACGGCGACGAGCTCGAGGGCAACTTCTACGACTGGAAGTGGGGCCAGGCCACCACCGCGGACGGCAAGACCATCGGCCTCGGCACGGACACCGGCCCGCAGGCCATGTGCTACCGCAAGGACCTCTTCGAGCAGGCCGGGCTGCCCACCGACCGCGCCCAGGTGGCCGAGCTGTGGCCGACCTGGGACGCGTACCTGGACACCGCGCGCCAGTACCAGTCCTCGTCGGACGCCGCCTTCGTCGACAGCCCGGCGAGCATCTTCTCCTCCTCGGTCTACCAGGGCGACGTCGCCTACAACGACGAGGAGGGCAACCCGATCCCCGAGGAGAGCGACGGCGTCGAGCGGGCGTGGGAGTACGCCAGCACGGCCGCCGACGAGGGCCTGACCGCCAACCTCAGCCAGTTCGGTGACGAGTGGAACGCCGCCTTCTCCAACGGCGCCTTCGCCACCATCGCCTGCCCGGCCTGGATGCTCGGCTACATCAACTCCCAGATGGGTGACGGCGGCGCCGGCCTGTGGGACATCGCGCCGCTGCCGGGCTCCGACGAGAGCGCCAGCAACTGGGGTGGCTCCTTCCTCGGCGTCCCGGCCGACGGGGAGAACGTCGAGGCCGCCAAGGACCTCGCCGAGTGGCTGACCGCCCCGGAGCAGCAGGTCAAGATGTTCACCGAGGCCGCGCACTTCCCCTCCAGCCCGCAGGCCGCGGAGGACCCCGGCGTCATGGGCGCGACCAACGAGTACTTCAGCGGCGCCCCGACCGGCGAGATCTTCGGTGAGTCGGCGGCGAACATCCAGCGCACCCCGATCGGCCCGTACGACACGCAGATCCAGGAGGCGTTCACCACGGCGCTGACCGACATCGCCTCCGGCGGTGCGACGCCCGACGAGGGCTGGGAGAACGCGCTGAAGGCGGCTCGCCAGGCCACCGGCGGCTGA
- a CDS encoding circularly permuted type 2 ATP-grasp protein: MADLFDGYPLGRQWDEMFAAPGRPRTPYTGLFSSLQPMSGEELAARADVLSQTYRDAGVTFAHAGEEQPFPLDIVPRVIGHQEWSVIERGVAQRVWALEAFLADVYGAGEVFTDRIVPRSVVTTSAHFHRAAHGLVPPNGVRVHVSGIDLVRDEAGDFRVLEDNLRSPSGVSYVITNRAAMTSVLPELFGDHRVQPVAEYPGRLLAALKASAPAGVSDPTVVLLTPGVYNSAYFEHALLARQMGVELVEGRDLVCSGGQVSMRTTDGQQRVDVIYRRIDDEFLDPVHFRSDSVIGCAGVLNAARAGRVTIANAVGNGVADDKLLYTWVPDLIRYYLGEEPVLANAETHRLDEPDTVEWVLSSLDQLVLKPVDGSGGKGIVIGPRADERTLEELAVKVRSSPRDWIAQAPIGLSTSPTLINGRIAPRHVDLRPFAVNDGTDVWVLPGGLTRVALPEGELVVNSSQGGGSKDTWVLSAPRPAVEPVPEQDVTRIEFTTEDLPVEPPAQDPGPPNDNALAQSQQQQQGAEMAISAVHRDGDGPSPRAGMAISAPGEVPPC; the protein is encoded by the coding sequence ATGGCGGACCTCTTCGACGGCTACCCGCTCGGGCGGCAGTGGGACGAGATGTTCGCGGCCCCCGGCCGGCCCCGCACCCCCTACACCGGCCTGTTCAGCTCGCTGCAGCCGATGTCGGGGGAGGAGCTGGCCGCCCGGGCCGACGTCCTCTCGCAGACCTACCGCGACGCCGGGGTGACCTTCGCGCACGCCGGCGAGGAGCAGCCCTTCCCGCTGGACATCGTCCCCCGGGTGATCGGCCACCAGGAGTGGTCGGTGATCGAGCGCGGGGTGGCCCAGCGGGTGTGGGCGCTGGAGGCATTCCTGGCGGACGTCTACGGCGCCGGGGAGGTCTTCACCGACCGGATCGTGCCGCGCAGCGTGGTCACCACCAGCGCGCACTTCCACCGGGCCGCGCACGGGCTGGTGCCACCCAACGGCGTCCGGGTGCACGTCAGCGGCATCGACCTGGTGCGGGACGAGGCCGGCGACTTCCGGGTGCTGGAGGACAACCTCCGCTCGCCGTCGGGCGTCAGCTACGTGATCACCAACCGGGCGGCGATGACGTCGGTGCTGCCGGAGCTGTTCGGTGACCACCGGGTCCAGCCGGTCGCGGAGTACCCGGGCCGGCTGCTCGCCGCGCTGAAGGCGTCGGCGCCGGCCGGCGTCAGCGACCCCACGGTCGTGCTGCTCACCCCCGGCGTCTACAACTCCGCCTACTTCGAGCACGCCCTGCTGGCCCGGCAGATGGGCGTCGAGCTGGTCGAGGGCCGGGACCTGGTCTGCTCCGGCGGGCAGGTCAGCATGCGGACGACGGACGGCCAGCAACGGGTCGACGTCATCTACCGCCGGATCGACGACGAGTTCCTCGACCCGGTGCACTTCCGCTCCGACTCGGTGATCGGCTGCGCCGGGGTGCTCAACGCCGCCCGCGCCGGCCGGGTGACCATCGCCAACGCGGTGGGCAACGGCGTCGCCGACGACAAGCTGCTCTACACCTGGGTGCCCGACCTCATCCGCTACTACCTGGGCGAGGAACCGGTGCTCGCCAACGCCGAGACCCACCGGCTCGACGAGCCCGACACCGTCGAGTGGGTGCTCTCCTCGCTCGACCAGCTGGTGCTCAAGCCGGTCGACGGCTCGGGCGGTAAGGGCATCGTCATCGGGCCGCGGGCCGACGAGCGGACCCTGGAGGAGCTCGCGGTGAAGGTGCGCAGCAGCCCGCGGGACTGGATCGCCCAGGCGCCGATCGGCCTGTCGACGTCCCCGACGCTGATCAACGGCCGGATCGCCCCGCGGCACGTCGACCTGCGGCCGTTCGCGGTCAACGACGGCACCGACGTCTGGGTGCTGCCCGGTGGGCTGACCCGGGTGGCGCTGCCCGAGGGGGAGCTGGTGGTGAACTCCAGCCAGGGCGGGGGCTCGAAGGACACCTGGGTGCTCAGCGCGCCGCGCCCGGCGGTCGAGCCGGTGCCCGAGCAGGACGTCACCCGGATCGAGTTCACCACCGAGGACCTGCCGGTCGAGCCGCCGGCGCAGGACCCGGGCCCGCCCAACGACAACGCCCTCGCCCAGTCCCAGCAACAGCAACAAGGGGCAGAAATGGCCATTTCTGCCGTCCATCGGGACGGTGACGGTCCGTCGCCCAGGGCAGGGATGGCCATCTCTGCCCCTGGGGAGGTGCCGCCGTGCTGA
- a CDS encoding alpha-E domain-containing protein — protein sequence MLSRIAESLFWIGRYVERADDTARILDVHTQRLVEDPWIDEQRACANLLALMGAPCPPEEADTERVLATLAFDRASPSSITGALSAARENARGAREVLSAEIWESLNVTHNALPQQRTMARRYGPHSLFRFVRERSAMVFGLADATMSRDESWLFLVLGRSLERVDMTSRMLSTRVLAGDAAPSWTLVLRSTGAYEPYLRTYRGAVNSSRAAEFLLLDRLFPRSVFASLERAEGCLAELERANVREGHRIGVAGEAHRIVGRARTMLEFMQTDEILARLPARLDELQRTCSAASEAVTNRFFTEQAPQVWVPEGVG from the coding sequence GTGCTGAGCCGGATCGCGGAGTCGCTGTTCTGGATCGGGCGCTACGTCGAGCGGGCCGACGACACCGCCCGGATCCTCGACGTGCACACCCAGCGGCTGGTCGAGGACCCGTGGATCGACGAGCAGCGGGCCTGCGCGAACCTGCTCGCGCTGATGGGTGCGCCCTGCCCGCCCGAGGAGGCCGACACCGAGCGGGTGCTGGCCACCCTGGCCTTCGACCGGGCGAGCCCGAGCTCGATCACCGGGGCGCTGTCGGCCGCCCGGGAGAACGCGCGCGGCGCCCGGGAGGTGCTGTCGGCGGAGATCTGGGAGTCGCTCAACGTCACCCACAACGCCCTGCCGCAGCAGCGCACGATGGCCCGCCGGTACGGCCCGCACTCGCTGTTCCGGTTCGTCCGGGAGCGCTCGGCGATGGTCTTCGGCCTGGCCGACGCCACGATGAGCCGCGACGAGAGCTGGCTGTTCCTCGTCCTGGGCCGGTCGCTGGAGCGGGTCGACATGACCTCCCGGATGCTCTCCACCCGCGTGCTGGCCGGGGACGCGGCGCCGTCCTGGACGCTGGTGCTGCGCTCGACCGGTGCCTACGAGCCCTACCTGCGCACCTATCGGGGTGCGGTGAACTCCAGCCGGGCCGCGGAGTTCCTGCTGCTGGACCGGCTCTTCCCGCGCTCGGTGTTCGCCTCGCTCGAGCGCGCCGAGGGGTGCCTGGCCGAGCTGGAGCGGGCCAACGTGCGGGAGGGCCACCGGATCGGCGTCGCCGGCGAGGCGCACCGGATCGTCGGCCGCGCCCGGACGATGCTGGAGTTCATGCAGACCGACGAGATCCTGGCGCGGTTGCCGGCCCGGCTGGACGAGCTGCAGCGCACCTGCTCGGCGGCCAGCGAGGCGGTCACCAACCGGTTCTTCACCGAGCAGGCGCCGCAGGTCTGGGTGCCGGAAGGCGTGGGGTGA
- a CDS encoding carbohydrate ABC transporter permease, with amino-acid sequence MTIASGTVREAAIAAPPPTSAATSPARPRKRRQLTRNRWGYAYVAPFFLVFTAFSLYPFMYTAWVSLHETSLSNINGGTWVGLENYRELLQSEFFWNAARNTLTIGILATVPQLCMALGLAHLLNYKLRGRTFFRTVMLMPYATSIAAATLVFSQLFGRDYGLINTMLEAVGLDRIDWEAGTVSSQVAIAVIVTWRWTGYNALIYLAAMQSIPGELYEAAEIDGASKWKQFLHVTIPSLRPTILFTIVVSTIGAVQLFGEPLLFAGNGTTSGGASGQYQTLGLLMYQQGWSNFHIGQAATTAWAMFMIILVIVGVNAVIGRLRARADR; translated from the coding sequence ATGACCATCGCCAGTGGCACCGTCCGTGAGGCGGCGATCGCCGCACCACCCCCGACCTCCGCCGCCACCTCCCCCGCCCGCCCGCGCAAGCGCCGGCAGCTGACCCGCAACCGCTGGGGCTACGCCTACGTCGCACCGTTCTTCCTGGTGTTCACGGCGTTCAGCCTCTACCCGTTCATGTACACCGCCTGGGTCTCGCTGCACGAGACGAGCCTGTCCAACATCAACGGCGGCACCTGGGTCGGGCTGGAGAACTACCGGGAGCTGCTGCAGAGCGAGTTCTTCTGGAACGCCGCCCGCAACACCCTCACCATCGGGATCCTGGCCACGGTCCCCCAGCTGTGCATGGCCCTGGGGCTGGCGCACCTGCTGAACTACAAGCTCCGCGGCCGCACCTTCTTCCGCACCGTGATGCTGATGCCCTACGCGACCAGCATCGCCGCCGCGACCCTGGTGTTCTCCCAGCTCTTCGGCCGCGACTACGGGCTGATCAACACCATGCTGGAGGCCGTCGGCCTGGACCGGATCGACTGGGAGGCCGGGACGGTCAGCAGCCAGGTCGCCATCGCGGTCATCGTCACCTGGCGCTGGACCGGCTACAACGCGCTCATCTACCTCGCCGCGATGCAGTCGATCCCCGGGGAGCTCTACGAGGCCGCGGAGATCGACGGCGCGAGCAAGTGGAAGCAGTTCCTCCACGTGACGATCCCGTCGCTGCGCCCGACGATCCTGTTCACGATCGTCGTGTCGACCATCGGCGCGGTCCAGCTGTTCGGTGAGCCGCTGCTGTTCGCCGGCAACGGCACCACCTCCGGCGGCGCCTCCGGGCAGTACCAGACGCTCGGCCTGCTGATGTACCAGCAGGGCTGGAGCAACTTCCACATCGGGCAGGCAGCCACCACCGCCTGGGCGATGTTCATGATCATCCTGGTGATCGTGGGGGTCAACGCCGTCATCGGCCGCCTCCGCGCCCGGGCCGACCGGTAG
- a CDS encoding dihydrofolate reductase family protein, whose protein sequence is MVQELRVHNFMLSSDGFGAGEGQSLERPFGHADPMVLGAWAFATASWPNRSGPGGTRGLDDHLMREFGRNIGAEIMGRNKFGPQRGPWTDHEWQGWWGDEPPFHTPVFVLTHHERPSFTLADTTFHFVGGEPAEVLEKAKAAADGRDVRLGGGATTVREFLDADLVDTLHVAVAPVELGAGSRLWTSPDELLDRFHHEAVPSPSGVIHHLFWRR, encoded by the coding sequence ATGGTCCAAGAGCTCAGGGTCCACAACTTCATGCTCTCCAGCGACGGGTTCGGCGCGGGGGAGGGGCAGAGCCTGGAACGACCGTTCGGCCACGCCGACCCGATGGTGCTCGGCGCCTGGGCCTTCGCCACCGCGAGCTGGCCCAACCGGAGCGGGCCCGGCGGCACCCGCGGCCTGGACGACCACCTCATGCGCGAGTTCGGGCGCAACATCGGCGCCGAGATCATGGGCCGCAACAAGTTCGGGCCCCAGCGCGGACCGTGGACCGACCACGAGTGGCAGGGCTGGTGGGGCGACGAGCCGCCGTTCCACACGCCGGTGTTCGTGCTGACGCACCACGAGCGGCCCTCGTTCACCCTGGCGGACACCACGTTCCACTTCGTCGGCGGGGAGCCCGCCGAGGTGCTGGAGAAGGCGAAGGCGGCGGCCGACGGCCGGGACGTCCGGCTCGGTGGGGGAGCCACGACCGTCCGGGAGTTCCTGGACGCAGACCTCGTGGACACCCTGCACGTGGCGGTGGCGCCGGTGGAGCTCGGCGCCGGCTCACGGCTGTGGACCTCACCCGACGAGCTGCTCGACCGGTTCCACCACGAGGCCGTGCCGAGCCCGAGCGGGGTGATCCACCACCTGTTCTGGCGGCGCTGA
- a CDS encoding transglutaminase family protein, giving the protein MPQRQSQSQQGQSQHGHGQSQSQVQSGSVRVPGDRWRLRVVHRSAFRYGGPVRSSYNEARMTPENSSRQTTLRSRVEIEPAATVHAYRDYWGSTVTAFDTHGPHTELVVQATSEVEAGPEPHVPDPVSWADLAVPDLRDRFGEMLRPTPLTAMDSPVVDEVRAVVGDAGPREAGHLVCAFVHEHMEYLTGSTNVKTNAMQAWTHRKGVCQDISHVSVGLLRALGLPARYVSGYLHPAPAAAIGQSVTGESHAWVEWWDGGWSGHDPTNSVEIGPRHVTLARGRDYSDVPPLKGIFSGPRSEGSTVTVEVTRLA; this is encoded by the coding sequence GTGCCGCAGCGTCAGAGCCAGTCCCAGCAGGGCCAGTCCCAGCACGGCCATGGGCAGAGCCAGTCGCAGGTGCAGTCCGGCTCCGTGCGGGTCCCCGGGGACCGCTGGCGGCTGCGGGTCGTGCACCGCAGCGCGTTCCGCTACGGCGGGCCGGTCCGCTCCTCCTACAACGAGGCGCGGATGACCCCGGAGAACAGCAGCCGGCAGACCACCCTGCGGTCCCGGGTGGAGATCGAGCCGGCCGCCACCGTGCACGCCTACCGCGACTACTGGGGGTCGACGGTCACCGCCTTCGACACCCACGGCCCGCACACCGAGCTGGTCGTGCAGGCCACCTCGGAGGTGGAGGCCGGCCCGGAACCGCACGTCCCGGACCCGGTGAGCTGGGCCGACCTGGCCGTCCCGGACCTGCGGGACCGGTTCGGGGAGATGCTCCGCCCCACGCCGCTGACCGCGATGGACTCCCCGGTGGTCGACGAGGTGCGGGCCGTCGTCGGGGACGCCGGCCCGCGGGAGGCCGGGCACCTGGTCTGCGCCTTCGTGCACGAGCACATGGAGTACCTGACCGGGTCGACCAACGTGAAGACCAACGCGATGCAGGCGTGGACCCACCGCAAGGGCGTCTGCCAGGACATCTCGCACGTCTCCGTCGGTCTGCTCCGCGCCCTCGGCCTGCCCGCGCGCTACGTCTCCGGGTACCTGCACCCCGCGCCCGCGGCGGCCATCGGGCAGTCGGTCACCGGGGAGAGCCACGCCTGGGTGGAGTGGTGGGACGGCGGGTGGTCCGGCCACGACCCGACGAACTCCGTGGAGATCGGGCCCCGGCACGTCACCCTGGCCCGGGGGCGGGACTACTCCGACGTCCCGCCGCTCAAGGGGATCTTCTCCGGCCCGCGCAGCGAGGGCTCGACCGTGACCGTGGAGGTCACCCGGCTGGCCTGA